The following are encoded together in the Xanthomonas vesicatoria ATCC 35937 genome:
- the mfd gene encoding transcription-repair coupling factor: protein MPQPTYPSPPLPKSGQLRAYWRSPSSPTALAWSIARAAEAHAGPLLVIARDNQSAHQIEADLLALLGETSALPVVPFPDWETLPYDQFSPHPEIISQRLAALHRLPGLTKGVVIVPVQTLLQQLAPLSYIVGGSFDLRVGQRLDLDGEKRRLESAGYRNVPQVMDPGDFAVRGGLLDVFPMGAQTPLRVELLDEDIDSIRAFDPESQRSLDKVDAVKMLPGREVPMDDASVERVLACLRERFDVDTRRSALYQDLKSGIAPSGIEYYLPMFFAKTATLFDYLDKRALSVIATGVSNAADAFWTQAQHRYEQRRHDVERPLLPPDELYQSPDALRERLNKLARIEVWASDHARIDEAAALGDQPLPPLPVAAKDAPAGRALASFLSHYPGRVLVAADSAGRREALMEVLAAAQLKPDVVADVPAFLAAAKVRFGITVAALEDGFALDDPQIAVLTERQLFPERANQPRRTRRVGREPEAIIRDLGELSEGAPIVHEDHGVGRYRGLIVLDAGGMPGEFLEIEYAKGDRLYVPVAQLHLISRYSGASAETAPLHSLGGEQWTKAKRRAAEKVRDVAAELLEIQARRRARAGLALQVDRAMYEPFAAGFPFEETTDQLAAIDATLRDLGSSQPMDRVVCGDVGFGKTEVAVRAAFAAASAGKQVAVLVPTTLLAEQHYRNFRDRFADYPMKVEVLSRFKSTKEIKAELEKVASGDIDVIIGTHRLLQPDVKFKDLGLVVVDEEQRFGVRQKEALKAMRANVHLLTLTATPIPRTLNMAMAGLRDLSIIATPPPNRLAVQTFITAWDNTLLREAFQRELSRGGQLYFLHNDVESIVRMQRDLAELVPEARIGIAHGQMPERELERVMLDFQKQRFNVLLSTTIIESGIDIPNANTIIINRADRFGLAQLHQLRGRVGRSHHRAYAYLVVPDRRSMTSDAEKRLEAIASMDELGAGFTLATHDLEIRGAGELLGEDQSGQMAEVGFSLYTELLERAVRSIRQGKLPDLDAGEEVRGAEVELHVASLIPEDYLPDVHTRLTLYKRISSARDTDALRELQVEMIDRFGLLPDPVKHLFAIAELKLQANALGIRKLDLGENGGRLVFEAKPAIDPMTIIQMIQKQPKIYTMDGPDKLRIKLPMPEGADRFNAARGLLAALAPG, encoded by the coding sequence ATGCCGCAGCCTACCTATCCCTCGCCGCCGCTGCCCAAGTCTGGCCAGCTCCGCGCCTACTGGCGCTCTCCGTCTTCTCCGACGGCACTGGCCTGGTCCATTGCCCGCGCTGCCGAAGCGCATGCCGGCCCGCTGCTGGTGATCGCACGCGACAACCAGAGCGCGCATCAGATCGAGGCCGATCTGCTGGCGCTGCTGGGCGAGACGTCTGCGTTGCCGGTGGTGCCGTTTCCCGATTGGGAAACCCTGCCCTACGACCAGTTCAGCCCGCACCCGGAAATCATCAGCCAGCGCCTGGCCGCCCTGCATCGCTTGCCCGGCCTGACCAAGGGGGTAGTGATCGTCCCGGTGCAGACCCTGCTGCAGCAGCTGGCGCCACTGAGCTACATCGTCGGCGGCAGTTTCGATCTGAGGGTCGGCCAGCGGCTGGATCTGGATGGAGAGAAGCGCCGCCTGGAAAGCGCCGGTTACCGCAACGTCCCCCAGGTGATGGACCCGGGCGATTTTGCGGTGCGCGGCGGCTTGCTGGATGTCTTCCCGATGGGCGCGCAAACGCCATTGCGCGTCGAGTTGCTGGATGAAGACATCGACTCCATCCGCGCCTTCGACCCGGAATCGCAGCGCTCGCTGGACAAGGTCGACGCGGTCAAGATGCTGCCCGGCCGCGAAGTGCCGATGGACGATGCCAGCGTGGAGCGCGTACTGGCCTGCCTGCGCGAACGCTTCGACGTGGATACCCGGCGCAGCGCCCTGTATCAGGATCTCAAGTCAGGCATCGCACCGTCTGGCATCGAGTATTACCTGCCAATGTTCTTCGCCAAAACCGCCACCCTGTTCGATTATCTGGACAAGCGTGCGCTGTCGGTGATCGCCACCGGCGTGTCCAATGCTGCCGATGCGTTCTGGACCCAGGCGCAACACCGCTACGAGCAGCGTCGCCACGATGTGGAACGCCCGCTGCTGCCGCCGGACGAGTTGTATCAATCGCCGGATGCCTTGCGCGAGCGGCTCAACAAGCTGGCACGTATCGAAGTCTGGGCCAGCGATCATGCACGCATCGACGAGGCCGCAGCGCTAGGCGACCAGCCGTTGCCGCCGCTACCGGTCGCTGCAAAAGACGCACCGGCCGGCCGGGCACTGGCTTCGTTCCTGAGCCATTACCCGGGCCGTGTCCTGGTCGCTGCTGATTCGGCCGGCCGCCGCGAAGCCTTGATGGAAGTGCTGGCCGCCGCGCAGCTCAAGCCGGATGTGGTTGCCGATGTGCCGGCATTTTTGGCCGCGGCCAAGGTGCGCTTCGGCATTACCGTCGCCGCATTGGAAGACGGCTTTGCACTGGACGACCCGCAGATTGCGGTACTCACCGAGCGCCAGCTGTTTCCCGAGCGGGCCAACCAACCGCGCCGCACGCGCCGGGTCGGGCGTGAGCCGGAAGCAATCATCCGCGACCTGGGCGAGCTGTCCGAAGGCGCGCCGATCGTGCACGAGGATCACGGTGTGGGCCGCTACCGCGGGCTGATCGTGCTCGATGCCGGTGGCATGCCCGGCGAGTTCCTGGAAATCGAATACGCCAAGGGCGACCGGCTGTATGTGCCGGTGGCGCAGTTGCATCTCATCAGCCGCTATTCCGGTGCATCGGCCGAAACCGCGCCGCTGCATTCGCTGGGCGGCGAGCAGTGGACCAAGGCCAAGCGCAGGGCCGCAGAGAAAGTGCGCGACGTGGCCGCCGAACTGCTGGAAATCCAGGCCCGCCGCCGCGCGCGCGCCGGCCTGGCGCTGCAGGTGGACCGCGCAATGTACGAACCCTTCGCAGCCGGGTTCCCGTTCGAAGAAACCACCGACCAGCTCGCGGCCATCGATGCCACGCTGCGCGACCTGGGCAGCAGCCAGCCGATGGACCGCGTGGTCTGCGGCGACGTCGGCTTCGGCAAGACCGAAGTGGCGGTGCGCGCGGCATTTGCCGCGGCCAGTGCCGGCAAGCAGGTTGCCGTCCTGGTACCAACCACCTTGCTGGCCGAGCAGCATTACCGCAATTTCCGCGACCGCTTTGCCGATTACCCGATGAAAGTGGAAGTGCTGTCGCGCTTCAAGAGCACCAAGGAAATCAAGGCCGAGCTGGAGAAGGTTGCCAGCGGCGATATCGACGTCATCATCGGTACGCACCGCTTGTTGCAGCCGGACGTGAAGTTCAAGGATCTGGGCCTGGTCGTCGTCGACGAGGAACAACGGTTCGGTGTGCGGCAGAAAGAGGCGCTCAAGGCGATGCGCGCCAACGTGCATCTGCTTACGCTCACTGCCACGCCGATCCCGCGCACGCTCAATATGGCCATGGCCGGCCTGCGCGATCTGTCCATCATCGCCACCCCGCCGCCGAACCGGCTGGCGGTGCAGACGTTCATCACCGCCTGGGACAACACGCTGCTGCGCGAAGCGTTCCAACGCGAGTTGAGTCGCGGCGGCCAGCTGTATTTCCTGCACAACGACGTGGAAAGCATCGTGCGCATGCAGCGCGACCTGGCCGAACTGGTGCCCGAAGCGCGCATCGGCATCGCGCATGGGCAGATGCCCGAGCGCGAGCTGGAACGGGTGATGCTGGATTTCCAGAAGCAGCGCTTCAACGTGTTGTTGTCGACCACCATCATCGAATCGGGCATCGACATTCCCAACGCCAACACCATCATCATCAACCGCGCCGACCGCTTCGGCCTTGCACAGTTGCATCAGCTGCGTGGCCGCGTGGGCCGTTCGCATCACCGCGCCTATGCATACTTGGTGGTGCCGGATCGGCGCTCGATGACCTCCGATGCAGAAAAACGCCTGGAAGCCATCGCATCGATGGACGAACTCGGCGCGGGCTTTACGCTGGCCACGCACGATCTTGAAATCCGCGGCGCCGGCGAATTGCTTGGCGAAGACCAGAGCGGCCAGATGGCCGAGGTCGGTTTCAGCCTGTATACCGAGCTGCTGGAACGCGCGGTGCGCAGCATTCGCCAGGGCAAGCTGCCCGACCTGGATGCCGGCGAAGAAGTGCGCGGCGCCGAAGTGGAGCTGCACGTGGCCTCGCTGATTCCAGAGGATTACCTGCCCGACGTGCATACCCGCCTGACGCTGTACAAGCGCATTTCCAGTGCACGCGACACCGATGCGCTGCGCGAACTGCAGGTGGAGATGATCGACCGCTTCGGCCTGCTGCCGGATCCGGTCAAGCATCTGTTCGCCATTGCCGAGCTCAAGCTGCAGGCCAATGCGCTGGGTATCCGCAAGCTGGATCTGGGCGAAAACGGCGGGCGGCTGGTGTTCGAGGCCAAGCCGGCGATCGACCCGATGACCATCATCCAGATGATCCAGAAGCAGCCGAAGATCTACACCATGGATGGCCCGGACAAACTGCGCATCAAGTTACCGATGCCCGAGGGCGCAGACCGCTTCAATGCCGCACGTGGTTTGCTGGCTGCACTGGCGCCGGGCTGA